Proteins encoded in a region of the Solidesulfovibrio fructosivorans JJ] genome:
- a CDS encoding C-GCAxxG-C-C family (seleno)protein, with product MNSPAPRLEAADALVAAVGKHAAALFANRKLLCAEAIMVAVNEAFGQPLPDEQAVGIAAGLTAGIGDRGCLCGAIAGACASVGMVCARGGHGPTRQAIRQQSAAIHEAFVNRHKSACCRVLSKKVKDDAKAHAAQCAALTGYGAELAVRSILALRPELVDCPDAPTKGEPRLCGRVKWLLSLFCR from the coding sequence ATGAACTCTCCCGCGCCACGCCTGGAGGCGGCGGATGCCCTGGTCGCGGCCGTGGGCAAGCATGCCGCCGCCCTTTTCGCCAACCGTAAGCTCCTTTGCGCCGAAGCCATCATGGTCGCGGTCAACGAGGCCTTCGGCCAGCCCCTGCCCGACGAGCAGGCGGTCGGCATCGCCGCCGGGCTGACAGCCGGCATCGGCGACCGGGGCTGCCTGTGCGGGGCCATAGCCGGCGCCTGCGCCTCCGTGGGCATGGTCTGCGCCCGGGGCGGACACGGCCCGACTCGGCAAGCCATCCGGCAACAATCCGCCGCCATCCACGAAGCCTTCGTCAACCGCCACAAATCCGCCTGCTGCCGGGTGCTATCCAAGAAGGTCAAGGACGACGCCAAGGCCCATGCCGCCCAGTGCGCCGCTCTGACCGGCTACGGCGCGGAACTGGCCGTGCGGTCCATCCTCGCCCTGCGCCCGGAACTCGTCGACTGCCCCGACGCCCCCACCAAAGGGGAACCGCGCCTGTGCGGCCGGGTCAAATGGCTGCTGTCGCTTTTTTGCCGTTAG